Proteins encoded in a region of the Phacochoerus africanus isolate WHEZ1 chromosome 8, ROS_Pafr_v1, whole genome shotgun sequence genome:
- the BAX gene encoding apoptosis regulator BAX translates to MDGSGEQPRGGGPTSSEQIMKTGALLLQGFIQDRAGRMGGETPELGLEQVPQDASTKKLSECLKRIGDELDSNMELQRMIAAVDTDSPREVFFRVAAEMFADGNFNWGRVVALFYFASKLVLKALCTRVPELIRTIMGWTLDFLRDRLLGWIQDQGGWDGLLSYFGTPTWQTVTIFVAGVLTASLTIWKKMG, encoded by the exons ATGGACGGGTCCGGGGAGCAACCCAGAGGCGGGG GGCCCACCAGCTCTGAGCAGATCATGAAGACAGGGGCCCTTTTGCTTCAGGG TTTCATCCAGGATCGAGCAGGGCGAATGGGGGGAGAGACACCTGAGCTGGGCCTGGAGCAGGTGCCCCAGGATGCATCTACCAAGAAGTTGAGCGAGTGTCTCAAGCGCATTGGAGATGAACTGGACAGTAACATGGAGCTGCAGAG GATGATCGCAGCCGTGGACACGGACTCCCCCCGAGAAGTCTTTTTCCGAGTGGCGGCCGAAATGTTTGCTGACGGCAACTTCAACTGGGGCCGGGTGGTCGCACTTTTCTACTTTGCCAGCAAACTGGTGCTCAAG GCCCTGTGCACCAGGGTGCCCGAACTGATCAGGACCATCATGGGCTGGACACTGGACTTCCTTCGAGATCGGCTGCTGGGCTGGATCCAGGACCAGGGTGGTTGG GACGGCCTCCTCTCCTACTTTGGGACGCCCACGTGGCAGACGGTGACCATCTTCGTGGCCGGAGTGCTCACCGCCTCGCTCACCATCTGGAAGAAGATGGGCTGA
- the DHDH gene encoding trans-1,2-dihydrobenzene-1,2-diol dehydrogenase, translating into MALRWGIVSAGLISSDFTTVLRLLPRSEHQVVAVAARDLSRAKEFARKHDIPKAYGSYEELAKDPNVEVAYIGTQHPQHKATVLLCLAAGKAVLCEKPMGVNAAEVREMVAEARSRGLFLMEAIWTRFFPAVEALRSVLAQETLGDLRVVQANFGKSIADVPRSVDWAQAGGSLLDLGIYCLQFISMVYGGQKPEKISAVGRRYETGVDDTVSVLLQYPGGVQGSFTCSITSQLSNMVSVSGTKGMAQILDPCWCPTELVVKGEHKEFPLPSAPGKEFNYTNGMGMCYEAKHVRECLKKGLKESPMITLAESELLADILEEVRKAIGITFPQDKC; encoded by the exons ATGGCGCTTCGCTGGGGCATCGTGTCAGCCGGCCTTATCTCCAGTGACTTCACGACGGTGCTGCGGCTGCTGCCTCGCTCTGAGCACCAG GTGGTGGCGGTAGCGgcccgggatctgagccgggcAAAGGAGTTTGCGCGGAAACACGACATCCCCAAGGCCTATGGCTCCTATGAGGAGCTGGCCAAGGACCCGAACGTGG AGGTGGCCTATATTGGCACCCAGCACCCCCAGCACAAGGCTACGGTGTTGCTTTGCCTGGCAGCTGGCAAGGCCGTGCTGTGTGAGAAGCCCATGGGCGTGAACGCCGCGGAAGTGCGTGAAATGGTTGCCGAGGCCCGATCCCGAGGCCTCTTCCTAATGGAG GCCATCTGGACCCGCTTCTTTCCTGCTGTAGAGGCTCTGAGGTCTGTTCTGGCCCAGGAAACTCTGGGGGACCTACGAGTGGTTCAGGCAAATTTTGGGAAGAGTATCGCCGATGTGCCCCGATCCGTAGACTGGGCCCAGGCTGGAGGTAGCTTGCTAGACCTTGGCATCTACTGCCTCCAGTTCATCTCCATGGTCTACGGGGGGCAGAAGCCAGAGAAGATCTCGGCGGTGGGAAGGCGCTATGAAACAG GTGTGGACGACACGGTCAGCGTGCTACTCCAGTACCCAGGAGGGGTCCAGGgcagcttcacctgcagcatcaCTTCCCAGCTCTCCAATATGGTCTCTGTGAGCGGTACCAAGGGCATGGCCCAG ATCCTCGACCCCTGCTGGTGCCCAACAGAGCTGGTGGTGAAGGGggagcataaggagttcccactgcccTCAGCCCCAGGCAAGGAGTTCAATTATACAAATGGAATGGGCATGTGTTACGAGGCCAAGCACGTCCGGGAATGCTTGAAGAAGG GCCTGAAGGAAAGTCCTATGATTACTCTGGCTGAAAGTGAGCTCCTGGCTGACATCCTTGAGGAGGTGAGGAAGGCTATTGGAATCACCTTTCCCCAGGATAAATGCTGA